Genomic segment of Dongia rigui:
CGATGGCGCTCAAATGCCCGCTGGCGCCAAGGCGCATGGCGGTGAATCCATCGGCATCGCAGAGATCCCAGGTCACGTCGCCGGAATCGACCAAGGTTCGGATGGCGCCTTCGGTCGGACCCGTGCCGTCGAAGACGACCGAGGTGCCGGTCGCCGTTTCGTAGCTTTTGCCATAGGCGCGGGTGAGGCTCTTGATCTCGTCGCCGCCCCAGCTGGCGAACACCAGCTCCTTGGCGGCGGCCTGGGATCTGGCGGGCAACATCAGAGCTGCCGTTCCACCGGTCAGGGCCGCCAGCATCTGCCGTCGCGACCAGCCTCCCGCGCGGGCGAGGGCAAAGGTATCGGCGAGGAAGGGCGAGATCGGCATTCAGGGGCTCACTAAAAACGAAACGGCCGGATCGGGTTTAACCGATCCGGCCGTCATTATAAAGCGATCTGAAGGTGTTTACTTCATCGCCCGTCACTTCATGGTGGGCATGACGAATTCGGCGCCCGAGCGGATCCCGGTCGGCCAGCGGCCGGTGATCGTCTTCAGCTTGGTGAAGAAGCGGATGCCTTCCATGCCGTGCATGTGGTGGTCGCCGAACAGCGAACGCTTCCAGCCACCGAAGCTGTTGAAGGCCATCGGCACAGGGATCGGCACGTTGACGCCGACCATGCCGACCTTGATGCGCGAGGTGAAGTCGCGGGCGGCGTCGCCGTCGCGGGTGAAGATCGCCGTGCCGTTGCCGTATTCATGGTCGTTGATGAGCTTCACGGCACTGGCGTAATCGGGCACGCGCACGACGGAGAGCACCGGGCCGAAAATCTCTTCCTTGTAGATCTTCATCTCCGGCGTGACGTGGTCGAACAGGGAGCCGCCCATGAAGTAGCCGTTCTCATAGCCCTGCAGCTTCAGCGTGCGGCCATCGACCACCAGCTTGGCACCTTCCTTGACGCCAGCGTCGATATAGCCCTTCACCTTCTCGTAATGCTGTTTGGTGACCAGCGGGCCCATTTCGGCTTCGGGATCGGTGCCCGGCGCCACCTTCATGCCGCGCACGCGGGGGCTGAGCTTGTCGACGATGGTGTCGCCGACCTTGTCGCCCACCGCAACGGCGACCGAGATCGCCATGCAACGCTCGCCGGCCGACCCGTAGCCAGCCCCCATGAGGGCGTCGGCAGCCTGGTCCATATCGGCATCGGGCATGATGATCATGTGGTTCTTGGCGCCGCCCAGAGCCTGGACGCGCTTACCGTGCGCAGTGCCGGTCGTGTAGATGTATTCGGCAATCGGCGTCGAGCCCACAAAGCTGATCGCTTCGATGCCGGGATGGGTGAGGAGCGCGTCGACCGCCACCTTGTCGCCCTGGACGACGTTGAAGACGCCATCGGGGAGGCCCGCTTTCTTCAGCAGATCGGCGACCATGATCGAGACCGACGGGTCGCGCTCGGAGGGCTTCAGGATGAAGCAATTGCCGGCGACCAGCGCGGTCGGGAACATCCACATTGGCACCATGGCCGGGAAGTTGAACGGCGTGATGCCAGCGACGACGCCCAAGGGCTGGCGCACCGACCAGGAATCCACATTGGTGCCGACGTTTTCGCAGAACTCGCCTTTGAGGAGCTGCGGCGCGCCGCAGG
This window contains:
- a CDS encoding CoA-acylating methylmalonate-semialdehyde dehydrogenase; protein product: MRTINHFIGGKEVAGTSGRTSDVFNPATGEAQAKVHLATAQEVDAAVKNAQGAFPGWANTPPLTRARIMFKFKQLAEDNADQIVAMITAEHGKVLSDARGEFTRGLEVIEFACGAPQLLKGEFCENVGTNVDSWSVRQPLGVVAGITPFNFPAMVPMWMFPTALVAGNCFILKPSERDPSVSIMVADLLKKAGLPDGVFNVVQGDKVAVDALLTHPGIEAISFVGSTPIAEYIYTTGTAHGKRVQALGGAKNHMIIMPDADMDQAADALMGAGYGSAGERCMAISVAVAVGDKVGDTIVDKLSPRVRGMKVAPGTDPEAEMGPLVTKQHYEKVKGYIDAGVKEGAKLVVDGRTLKLQGYENGYFMGGSLFDHVTPEMKIYKEEIFGPVLSVVRVPDYASAVKLINDHEYGNGTAIFTRDGDAARDFTSRIKVGMVGVNVPIPVPMAFNSFGGWKRSLFGDHHMHGMEGIRFFTKLKTITGRWPTGIRSGAEFVMPTMK